A window of Haloarcula marismortui ATCC 43049 genomic DNA:
ATGAACTGTCCCGGCCACGCCACCATCTTCGAGCAGAATTCCTGGAGCTACCGGGACCTGCCGGTGCGGTACTTCGAGGACGGGAAGGTGTACCGCAAAGAGCAGCGCGGCGAACTCTCCGGGCTCTCCCGGACCTGGGCCTTCACCATCGACGACGGCCACCTGTTCGTCCGCCCGGACCAGATTGAGGAGGAAGTGCTGGCGACGGTCGACATCATCCTCGATACGCTTGACACCTTCAATCTCGACTACACCGTCCAGTTCGCCACCCGGCCCGAGAAGTCCGTCGGCGGCGACGAGATCTGGGAGAAAGCCGAGTCCCAGCTTGAATCTGTCCTTGAGGAGCAGGACATCGACTACGTCGTTGAGGAGGGCGACGGTGCCTTCTACGGCCCGAAGATCGACTTTGCCTTCGAGGACGCGCTCGGTCGCCACTGGGACGGCCCGACCGTCCAACTGGACTTCAATATGCCCGAGCGGTTCGACCTCTCCTACACCGGTGAGGACAACGAGGAGCACCGCCCGGTGATGATCCACCGCGCGCTGTATGGCTCCTACGAGCGGTTCTTCATGGTGCTGACCGAGCACTACAACGGGAAGTTCCCGCCGTGGCTCGCCCCCGAACAGATCCGTCTGCTGCCAGTCAGCGACGACAACATCACCTACTGCGAGGAGATTCAGGATGAACTCGATGACTTCCGGGTCACTATCGAGGACCGTTCCTGGACTGTCGGCAAGAAGATTCAGCAGGCCCACGACGACCGCGTTCCCTACATGTGTGTCATCGGCGACAACGAGGAGGAAGCGGGGACCATCTCGGTTCGTGACCGCAAGGAACGTGAAGAGAAAGACATCGACATCGCCGAGTTCCGCGACCACCTCGAAACTGAGGTCGAGCAGCAACGAACCGCTGTGACGTTCCTCGCCGGCCGATAGCCGCTGTTCGCTCGGCTACTCCTTGCTGTCGATGTACTGACTCCCGGAATAGCTCGGGCGCGTTCTTTTAACCCCGGCGGGCGAGCCGGCCTGTATGACCACTGACAGCGGTGAGTCGAGTGACACCATGCGGGGGCGCGCCGCGGGGGACACGCGACTCCTCTGGTTCCTCCTTGATGCGGACCGCTGGCTCGTTACCGCCCTCCTCTCCGGTGTCCTGCTCTGTGGGATTCTCGTCGTCGGGCTCTTGCATCCGAAACCAGCCATGACGTTGCTGACTCGCGGTGACCCGGTCGAAACGCTGTTTCAGGCGCTGATTACGGGGACCATAACCGCAGTAACACTGGTCCTGACACTGAACCAGCTCGTCCTCTCACAGGAACTCGGTGCGGTGGGTGATCAGCGCGAACGGATGAACGGGTCGATGCAGTTCCGCGCCGACGTTGCTGACGCCGTCGACACGCCAGTCAGTCCGGCAGAGCCCTCGGCGTTCCTCCGGTCGCTGGTTCGCGGGACCACCGAACGGGCCGAGAACACCCAGAACGCTGTCGACGAGACGGCACTCGATGACGACCTGACGGCGTTGCTGTCGAACTATCTGGAGGATGTGCGAACAAACGCCGACAGCGTTACCGACCAGCTTGAGGGCGGGACCTTCGGCGAGTTCGATGTCGTCAAGGCCGCGCTGAACTACAACTACTCCTGGAAGCTGTATGCCGGTCGACGTATCCGTGAAGCGTACGCCGACGAACTCACTGACGAGATCGACGACTCGCTTGCGGAACTCGTCGAGACGCTCGAACTGTTCGGCCCGGCCCGGGAACACTTCAAGACGCTGTATTTCCAGTGGGAACTGTCCGACCTCTCCCGGACACTGCTCTACGTCGCCATCCCGGCGCTTACCGTCGCAATCACCTCGTTGTTGTTCCTCGATGTGCAGGATTTCGTCGGCGTCACAGCCGGCGTCCCCGACGCGTTGTGGCTCCTCGCCGTGACGACGACAGCATCCCTGCTTCCGTTCACAGTCCTGATATCGTACATCCTCCGTATTGTCACGATAACCAAACGAACGCTCGCAATCGGCCCGTTCATTCTCCGCGAGACGAACCGGAGTGTCGACGTCGACTGGGAGTGACGCCGGCACATCACCACGGTATAAGTGCCGGTCTGGACTCGCTATGATTATGCAGATTGGTTCGCGTCGGTGTATCCTCAACCCCGTCAGCGGCGACGGCGAGCACGCCGACTACGTTCCGCGGCTGATGGAGGCACGCGGGTTCGAGGTGTACGAAACTCAGGCGGCGGGCGACGCGGTCGAACTCGGCCGCGAGGCCGGGCGGGCTGAGGCCTCTGAGGTCGCCGTCTGTGGCGGCGACGGGACGGTGAACGAGGTTGTCCGCGGACTCAACGACGCCGGCCACCTCGACTCGGTGACGCTGAGCGTCATCCCGGCCGGGACGGCGAACCTTCTGGCCGGGAACATCGGCGTCACAGACATCCAACACGGTGTCGAAATCGCCGATATCGGAGCGACGCGACCGGTCGACGTGGGCGTCGCCGACGAGGAGCCGTTTCTCGTCTCCTGTATCGCCGGCCTCCCCGCCGACGCCAGCGTTTCGACTCCGGGCGACCTCAAAGAGCGGTTCGGCACGCTGGCGTTTCTGCTCACCGGCGCACAGGAGGCGCTTCGTTTCGACGGGCTCGATATCACCATCGCGGCTGTCGGGGAGGATGGACCGTTCACCTGGTCCGGCGAGGCCACCTGCCTGCTGGTGGGCAACGCCCGCAAGTTCGTCGCCGAAGGTGGGCAAGCAAACATGGAAGACGGCCTGCTCGACGTGGCTATCGTTGAACAGATGCCAACAGGGAACCTCGTCGCGGAGGCCATCGGCCAGCGACTACTGGCGCTCGATACCGACGGCGTGACCCACGTTCGAGCGGACGAGATTACCATCGCCGGGCACGGCAAGGAACTCACGTTCAGTCGCGACGGCGAACTCAGCACGCACGAGACGCTGTCGCTGTCGGTGCGTGAGACCACACTGACGCTGCGAGTCGGGCCGGGCTACGAGCCGGACCCAGTGTGACGAGACGGCGCGACCGACGGGCAGTGGTGAGTGAGCCGCGTCCGCTTGCGAAATTCCCTGACAGCGCCCCGGATGTTTTTATCGCCGTCCGTCGAGGGAACTGGTATGCCCTCGCTCTCGATGGGCGCGCTCGTGGTCTTCGCGCTCGTCGTTGCCGCCCTGACGCTGTTCGTCACCGAGTGGCTCCCGCCTGATATGA
This region includes:
- a CDS encoding diacylglycerol/lipid kinase family protein, whose protein sequence is MQIGSRRCILNPVSGDGEHADYVPRLMEARGFEVYETQAAGDAVELGREAGRAEASEVAVCGGDGTVNEVVRGLNDAGHLDSVTLSVIPAGTANLLAGNIGVTDIQHGVEIADIGATRPVDVGVADEEPFLVSCIAGLPADASVSTPGDLKERFGTLAFLLTGAQEALRFDGLDITIAAVGEDGPFTWSGEATCLLVGNARKFVAEGGQANMEDGLLDVAIVEQMPTGNLVAEAIGQRLLALDTDGVTHVRADEITIAGHGKELTFSRDGELSTHETLSLSVRETTLTLRVGPGYEPDPV